One part of the Humulus lupulus chromosome 9, drHumLupu1.1, whole genome shotgun sequence genome encodes these proteins:
- the LOC133799747 gene encoding transcription factor asR4-like: MAKPQSCTDSTAAVPVSSAIGTQWKSSEPVFDSNLPNSTIQAGSIGSPSLSHSLGNEPTPPTSQGLGPRQLSGSLSSHGHNVGTQWQQEQQQPPPSQLVQQCPTLSAASQQYMQQEQQQQQPEQKSPQNQLPLQQQPQQQMQHLQGQGSLYLRPANSKAE, from the coding sequence ATGGCAAAACCTCAGTCTTGTACGGATTCAACTGCTGCAGTGCCTGTGTCTTCTGCCATTGGTACTCAATGGAAATCCTCAGAACCTGTATTTGATTCTAATCTTCCAAATTCAACCATTCAAGCAGGTTCCATTGGGAGCCCATCTCTTTCACATTCACTTGGAAATGAGCCAACACCACCTACTAGTCAAGGGCTAGGTCCAAGACAGTTGTCTGGTAGCTTATCTTCTCATGGACATAATGTTGGGACTCAGtggcagcaggagcagcagcagccgcCGCCATCCCAACTAGTACAACAGTGTCCTACACTGTCAGCTGCATCTCAACAATATATGCAACAAGAACAACAGCAACAACAGCCAGAACAAAAATCTCCGCAGAATCAACTGCCACTGCAACAGCAACCTCAGCAGCAAATGCAGCATCTGCAAGGGCAGGGAAGCTTATATTTGAGGCCTGCTAATTCTAAAGCAGAATGA